The Photobacterium sanguinicancri genome includes the window TCCAAGCTTTATATGTTAATGCGACTCTATCGCCAAGCTACACTCGATCCATTAACTGGGATCTACAATCGCCGCATGTTGCTACAACTCGCCCAAAAATCACTTGAAGCCTGTGAGCAAAATCAACAAGCTCTTTCCGTACTCTTGTTCGATATCGACAAGTTTAAGCGTGTTAACGATACGTGGGGGCATGGTGCGGGCGATGATGTTTTAAAGCGCTTCACGCATTTTATACAATCCCAAATACGCAAGACTGATTTATTTGGCCGTTATGGTGGCGAAGAATTTATTCTTTTTTTACCCAATTGCGACCACCAAGCAGCGCAAGATATAGCCAATCGCATGCTAGGTTCGATTCGCTCACTCGACTTAGATATTAATGCTGTGAGCACCCAACTTCGTATTACCTCTTCCGTTGGCATTAGTAGTTTAAGTCACGGAGATAGTTTGTCATCACTGATCGAACGAGCAGACCGTGCGCTCTATGAATGTAAAGATGCAGGGCGTGATTGTGCTCGCTTTCATCCATTGGGGTACATTTACAGCCAAAATGAGCGCCGTAAAGCCATTGCTTAACATGCATCACCCCTGTTTGCCCTTTAATTCCTCAACGTCCCCCATGAATCCCTTGACCTCGTTTTACATTCCACACGTTTGAATAACGAGCCAAGCTCGTTGTTTGATGAAAATATAGGCATATTTATATGCAACTTAATCTATCTTGTTTTATCCCCAGCCCCAACACGCATAAATAGCAGCCAAGCCGCTCAAATACCACACACACCGATACGCCCACCATCACATAACGCGCGAACGAATGTTCGTTCGCTCATTTATGTGTAACAGATCAAATAATACCCGCATAAAAAGTGGCATATTTACCAACATTGAAAAGGAATTTACCCCCTACACACTGGCAAAGTCCTTTTTATCCGTGATTTAGGTGTGGCAATAACAAGAATAAGCGAAAACGAGCATGAATAATTGGTATGAAACAGACGTTGTTATCATCGGTGGTGGCGCGACAGGCACAGGCATCATGCGAGATTGTGCGCTCCGTGGTATTCCATGTATTTTAATCGAGCGCGATGATCTCGCTTCAGGTACAACGGGCCGCAACCACGGTCTATTACACTCAGGTGCACGTTATGCCGTGACAGATGAAGAATCTGCGCGTGAGTGTATTCAAGAAAACCGCATCCTAAAAAAGATTGCTCGTCACTGCGTTGAAGATACGCAAGGCTTATTCATCTCATTGCCGGAAGACGATTTAGATTTCCAAGCAAACTTCATCAACGCCTGTACTCGTGCTGATATTGATGTAGAGCAACTAACGCCACAAGATGCACTGCGCCTTGAGCCAAACTGCAACCCAAGCATGATTGGCGCGGTGAAAGTGCCTGATGGCACAATCGATCCTTTCCGCTTAGCCTCTTCCAACGTGTTAGACGCCGTTGAACGTGGCGCTCGCTTATTTAACCACACCCTTGTCACTGGCCTTATCCGCGATGGTGATACCGTTAAAGGCGTGAAATGCTTGAATACCGCCACAGGCCAAGACTTTGAAATTTATGCTAAACAAGTGGTCAATGCCGCAGGGATCTGGGGCCAACAAATCTGTGAATATGGTGATTTGAACATCAAGATGTTCCCAGCCAAAGGTTCACTGCTTATTCTTGATTACCGTATTAACAACCTAGTGATCAACCGCTGTCGTAAGCCATCAGACGCCGACATTCTTGTACCAGGTGACACTATTTCACTTATCGGTACCACCTCTGAGCGTATT containing:
- a CDS encoding GGDEF domain-containing protein — protein: MSVVWGLLIILWIPLDLVFLSENQSAPIAIARFMLGCGLLMTAWHSHHHTKLYQSQWSLILLVIMINAFYIYCISVLDFPQAYSGAEYGYTLLPILHVAILTILPLTLKESLGLLAITALCQIGVDVKAQRLFTPEVMAGYWLQNVLALMVIWSQQSKLYMLMRLYRQATLDPLTGIYNRRMLLQLAQKSLEACEQNQQALSVLLFDIDKFKRVNDTWGHGAGDDVLKRFTHFIQSQIRKTDLFGRYGGEEFILFLPNCDHQAAQDIANRMLGSIRSLDLDINAVSTQLRITSSVGISSLSHGDSLSSLIERADRALYECKDAGRDCARFHPLGYIYSQNERRKAIA